A part of Aquibium oceanicum genomic DNA contains:
- a CDS encoding DUF998 domain-containing protein, whose product MNHRFQHERPALLLVLATLGLMGCLSLAAGTMIAPWFVPDYDWVSDTISDLAAGSDEILMDVALYGFAAGLLAVSIAAAHAHLGKTGWSIGTMSFAVLSVVVVIVAARNEYGDGDQGGIVIHSYLVYGLGALFLGGPLSMTAGLRSAHPGARRIIIGLAIVWALTAPLFFFMPTGIDGIYERGLGVVACGIVLTLSYVFYARARDIA is encoded by the coding sequence ATGAACCATCGCTTCCAGCACGAGCGGCCAGCACTTCTCCTGGTGCTTGCGACACTCGGCCTCATGGGCTGCTTGTCGCTTGCTGCCGGAACCATGATCGCGCCGTGGTTCGTGCCCGACTACGACTGGGTCTCCGACACGATCAGCGATCTCGCGGCCGGCTCGGACGAAATCCTGATGGACGTCGCGCTCTACGGCTTTGCCGCCGGCCTGCTGGCGGTCTCGATCGCCGCCGCGCATGCCCATCTCGGCAAGACCGGCTGGTCGATCGGCACGATGTCCTTCGCGGTGCTTTCGGTTGTGGTTGTCATCGTCGCCGCCCGCAACGAATATGGCGACGGCGACCAGGGCGGTATCGTCATCCATTCCTATCTCGTCTATGGCCTGGGGGCGCTGTTTCTCGGCGGTCCGCTGTCCATGACTGCGGGTCTCAGGAGCGCGCATCCGGGCGCGCGGCGCATCATCATCGGCCTCGCGATCGTCTGGGCACTCACCGCGCCGCTCTTCTTCTTCATGCCGACCGGGATCGACGGGATCTACGAGCGCGGTCTCGGCGTCGTGGCCTGCGGGATCGTCCTGACCCTCAGCTACGTGTTTTATGCGCGGGCCCGTGACATTGCCTAG
- a CDS encoding TRAP transporter small permease subunit has translation MAGLLALSRVIDRINGFIGRNVSWLILVAVLISAVNASMRKAFDMSSNAWLEMQWYLYGAVFMLAAAYTLQQNEHIRIDILSNKLSKRTRDWIDLFCHVFFLLPFAALLVRLCWPWFWLSYSSGEVSTNAGGLIIWPAKAMVLIGFILLLAQTISEIIKRFAVIIGVIDDPSPQHDLPPAAEAAVEMEADRRD, from the coding sequence ATGGCGGGGCTTCTGGCTCTCTCGCGGGTCATCGATCGCATCAACGGGTTCATCGGCAGGAACGTTTCCTGGCTGATTCTGGTTGCCGTGCTGATCAGCGCTGTCAACGCCAGCATGCGCAAGGCGTTCGACATGTCCTCGAATGCCTGGCTGGAAATGCAGTGGTATCTCTACGGTGCCGTCTTCATGCTGGCCGCCGCATACACGCTCCAGCAGAACGAACACATCCGCATCGACATCCTGTCGAACAAGCTCTCCAAGCGCACCCGAGACTGGATCGACCTGTTCTGCCACGTCTTCTTCCTGCTTCCCTTCGCCGCCCTCCTGGTACGGCTGTGCTGGCCGTGGTTCTGGCTCTCCTACAGCAGCGGAGAGGTGTCGACGAATGCGGGTGGCCTTATCATCTGGCCGGCAAAGGCGATGGTGCTGATCGGCTTCATCCTGCTCTTGGCGCAAACGATCTCCGAGATCATCAAGCGTTTCGCGGTCATTATCGGCGTCATCGATGATCCGTCACCGCAGCACGACCTGCCTCCGGCGGCGGAAGCCGCGGTCGAGATGGAGGCTGACCGCCGTGATTGA
- a CDS encoding TRAP transporter large permease — MIDFVAHNLAPIMFVVVMAMLLIGYPVAFTLAAGGLIFFVVGVEVSHISSEIRLFWPLLQSHPERIYGIMYNDTLLAIPFFTFMGLILERSRMAEDLLDTIGQLFGPIRGGLAFAAVLVGALLAATTGVVAASVIAMGLISLPIMMRYGYDRSVATGTIAASGTLAQIVPPSLVLIVMADQLGRSVGDMYVGAFVPALIIICVYCLYIFAVSILKPQWVPALPIEARTLGGGVWSLVAILAAAVLIYLITYHTIFADMRYEVRLVWAATVATLAAYIFSLANRQFNLGILSRLAEQVVIVLIPPLALIFLVLGTIFLGIATPTEGGAMGATGALFLAFVKGRLSFRVLKQALDSTTKLSAFVMFILIGARVFGLTFYGINGNVWIEELLLALPGGEYGFLIVVTIIIFILGCFLDFFEIAFIAVPLLAPVAEKLGIDLIWFGVILGINLQTSFLTPPFGFSLFYLRSVAPMREWTDTVSGRVLPGIRTGEIYKGALPYIVIQFLMILLVIAFPGLVTHYKSAPPTTDIQIQLPPMGGAGGGMSLPPLGGGTNDGGGGLGLPPLGLPPAGGQGAGGQGAGGGTDSGGGLGLPPLGLPPLGAPETPPAQPAPAETAPAPATNDLSQPPSFN; from the coding sequence GTGATTGATTTCGTCGCCCACAATCTCGCGCCGATCATGTTCGTCGTCGTCATGGCGATGCTGCTCATCGGCTACCCCGTCGCCTTCACGCTGGCGGCCGGCGGGCTGATCTTCTTCGTCGTCGGCGTCGAGGTTTCACACATCTCGAGCGAGATCCGCCTGTTCTGGCCGCTGCTTCAGTCGCATCCCGAGCGCATCTACGGGATCATGTACAACGACACGCTTCTGGCGATCCCGTTCTTCACCTTCATGGGGTTGATCCTGGAACGGTCGCGCATGGCGGAAGACCTGCTCGACACCATCGGGCAGCTGTTCGGGCCGATCCGCGGCGGCCTGGCTTTCGCGGCCGTCCTCGTCGGCGCGCTGCTCGCGGCGACGACGGGCGTGGTCGCCGCTTCCGTCATCGCCATGGGCCTCATCTCGCTGCCCATTATGATGCGCTACGGCTACGACCGCTCCGTCGCGACGGGAACGATCGCGGCGTCCGGCACGCTCGCACAGATCGTTCCGCCTTCCCTCGTCCTGATAGTCATGGCCGACCAGCTCGGCCGCTCGGTCGGCGACATGTATGTGGGCGCCTTCGTGCCGGCGCTCATCATCATCTGTGTCTACTGCCTCTACATTTTCGCTGTCAGCATCCTCAAGCCGCAGTGGGTCCCGGCCCTGCCGATCGAGGCGCGGACGCTGGGCGGCGGCGTATGGTCTCTCGTGGCCATCCTCGCAGCCGCTGTCCTCATCTATCTGATCACCTACCACACCATCTTCGCCGACATGCGCTACGAGGTGCGGCTGGTCTGGGCCGCGACGGTGGCCACGCTGGCAGCCTATATCTTCAGCCTTGCCAACCGGCAGTTCAATCTCGGCATCCTGTCGCGGCTGGCCGAGCAGGTGGTGATCGTGCTGATCCCGCCGCTGGCGCTGATCTTCCTCGTGCTCGGCACCATCTTCCTCGGCATCGCCACGCCGACAGAAGGCGGCGCGATGGGAGCGACCGGGGCGCTGTTCCTCGCCTTCGTGAAGGGCCGACTGAGCTTCCGGGTCCTGAAGCAGGCGCTGGATTCGACGACGAAGCTCTCCGCCTTCGTCATGTTCATCCTGATAGGCGCGCGCGTCTTCGGCCTCACCTTCTACGGCATCAACGGCAATGTCTGGATCGAAGAACTGCTGCTGGCGCTGCCTGGCGGCGAGTACGGGTTCCTGATCGTCGTCACGATCATCATCTTCATTCTCGGCTGCTTTCTCGATTTCTTCGAGATCGCCTTCATCGCGGTGCCGCTGCTGGCGCCGGTGGCCGAGAAGCTCGGGATCGACCTGATCTGGTTCGGCGTCATCCTCGGCATCAACCTGCAGACGTCGTTCCTGACCCCGCCTTTCGGCTTCTCCCTGTTCTACCTGCGCTCCGTCGCCCCGATGCGGGAATGGACCGACACGGTTTCTGGCCGCGTCCTGCCGGGCATCCGCACGGGCGAAATTTACAAGGGCGCCCTGCCCTACATCGTCATCCAGTTCCTGATGATCCTGCTCGTCATCGCCTTCCCAGGCCTGGTGACGCACTACAAATCGGCGCCGCCAACCACCGACATCCAGATCCAGCTGCCGCCCATGGGCGGGGCCGGCGGCGGCATGAGCCTGCCGCCATTGGGGGGCGGCACCAACGATGGCGGCGGCGGTCTCGGGCTTCCGCCGCTCGGCCTGCCTCCCGCTGGCGGCCAGGGTGCCGGAGGACAGGGTGCCGGCGGTGGTACGGACAGTGGAGGCGGTCTCGGCCTGCCCCCGCTGGGACTGCCGCCCCTGGGCGCTCCGGAGACGCCGCCGGCCCAGCCCGCGCCGGCCGAAACCGCGCCGGCACCGGCCACGAACGATCTCAGCCAGCCGCCGAGTTTCAACTGA
- a CDS encoding TRAP transporter substrate-binding protein, which translates to MDRRSFIKKAGLAGAGAAAASALAAPAIAQSSPKITWRCTSSFPKALDTIYGAAETMATFVKEATDGNFEIQVFAAGEIVPGLQAADAASAGTVELAHTASYYYWGKDPVYAFGTAIPFGLNYRQQNAWYYYGNGNTLMNEFYATQGLYGMICGNTGAQMGGWFRKEINTVSDLQGLKMRIGGMGGKIIEKLGVVPQQIAGGDIYPALEKGTIDATEWVGPYDDEKLGFQKVAQYYYYPGWWEGGPVLHTLANLAKWNELPKNYQAILQTACRAANADMMANYDYKNPSAIKRLVQGGAQLRPFSQEILDACYKAALETYAEINAQNATFKKIYEDQQAFKKDAYLWAQLTEYNFDTFMMIQQRAGNL; encoded by the coding sequence ATGGATCGCCGTTCATTCATCAAGAAGGCAGGACTTGCGGGCGCGGGCGCCGCGGCCGCATCGGCGCTAGCGGCGCCGGCCATCGCGCAATCGTCGCCCAAGATCACCTGGCGTTGCACGTCATCGTTCCCCAAGGCGCTCGACACGATCTACGGCGCGGCCGAGACGATGGCGACGTTCGTCAAGGAAGCGACCGACGGCAATTTCGAGATCCAGGTCTTCGCGGCCGGCGAGATCGTGCCGGGCCTGCAGGCCGCCGACGCGGCATCGGCGGGAACCGTCGAACTGGCGCACACGGCATCCTACTACTACTGGGGCAAGGATCCGGTCTATGCTTTCGGCACCGCCATCCCCTTCGGCCTCAATTACCGTCAGCAGAACGCCTGGTACTACTACGGCAACGGCAACACGCTGATGAACGAGTTTTATGCCACGCAGGGCCTCTACGGCATGATCTGCGGCAACACGGGCGCGCAGATGGGCGGCTGGTTCCGCAAGGAGATCAACACCGTCTCGGATCTCCAAGGCCTCAAGATGCGCATCGGCGGCATGGGCGGCAAGATCATCGAGAAGCTCGGCGTCGTGCCGCAGCAGATCGCCGGCGGCGACATCTATCCGGCACTGGAGAAGGGCACAATCGACGCCACGGAGTGGGTCGGTCCCTATGACGACGAGAAGCTCGGCTTCCAGAAGGTGGCGCAGTACTACTACTATCCCGGCTGGTGGGAAGGCGGTCCCGTACTGCATACGCTCGCCAACCTCGCCAAGTGGAACGAGCTGCCGAAGAACTATCAGGCGATCCTGCAGACCGCCTGCCGCGCGGCCAATGCCGACATGATGGCGAACTACGACTACAAGAATCCTTCCGCGATCAAGCGGCTCGTGCAGGGCGGCGCGCAGCTGCGGCCGTTCAGCCAGGAGATCCTGGACGCCTGCTACAAGGCGGCGCTGGAGACCTACGCGGAGATCAACGCGCAGAACGCGACGTTCAAGAAGATCTACGAGGACCAGCAGGCGTTCAAGAAGGACGCCTATCTGTGGGCGCAGCTGACCGAGTACAATTTCGACACGTTCATGATGATCCAGCAGCGCGCCGGAAACCTCTGA
- a CDS encoding TRAP transporter substrate-binding protein codes for MDRRSFIKKAGFAGAGAAAATTLAAPAIAQSSPKITWRLTSSFPKSLDTIYGGAEVFSKMVSEATDGNFEIQVFAAGEIVPGLQAADAVTAGTVEACHTVSYYYWGKDPVWALGAAVPFALNARGMNAWHYQGGGIDLMNEFYAQHNIVGFPGGNTGVQMGGWFRKEINTVADLQGLKMRIGGFAGRIMEKLGAVPQQIAGGDIYPSLEKGTIDAAEWVGPYDDEKLGFYKVAPFYYYPGWWEGGPTVHLMFNKEKFDELPANYQSLLRTAAQAENSNMLQKYDYLNPDALKRLVANGTQLRPFSQEILSACFDASLGIYDELTGSNPTFKKIWDSITEFRGKHFLYQQVAEYNYDTFMMVQQRAGKL; via the coding sequence ATGGATCGTCGTTCATTCATAAAGAAAGCCGGCTTCGCCGGCGCCGGCGCAGCCGCCGCAACCACGCTCGCCGCACCGGCGATCGCCCAGTCCAGCCCCAAGATCACCTGGCGCCTGACGTCGTCGTTTCCGAAGTCGCTCGACACCATCTATGGCGGTGCCGAGGTCTTCTCGAAGATGGTCTCGGAAGCCACCGACGGCAACTTCGAGATCCAGGTCTTCGCGGCCGGCGAAATCGTCCCCGGCCTTCAGGCCGCCGACGCCGTCACGGCCGGCACGGTCGAGGCCTGCCACACCGTCTCCTACTACTACTGGGGCAAGGACCCGGTCTGGGCGCTCGGCGCAGCCGTTCCGTTCGCGCTCAACGCGCGCGGCATGAACGCCTGGCACTACCAGGGCGGCGGCATCGACCTCATGAACGAGTTCTATGCCCAGCATAACATCGTAGGCTTCCCCGGCGGCAACACCGGCGTCCAGATGGGCGGCTGGTTCCGCAAGGAGATCAACACGGTCGCCGACCTCCAGGGCCTCAAGATGCGCATCGGCGGCTTCGCCGGCCGCATCATGGAGAAGCTCGGCGCCGTGCCGCAGCAGATCGCCGGCGGCGACATCTACCCGTCGCTGGAAAAGGGCACCATCGACGCCGCCGAGTGGGTCGGCCCCTATGACGACGAGAAGCTCGGCTTCTACAAGGTCGCGCCGTTCTACTACTATCCCGGCTGGTGGGAAGGCGGTCCGACCGTCCATCTCATGTTCAACAAGGAGAAGTTCGACGAACTTCCGGCGAACTACCAGTCGCTGCTGCGCACGGCCGCCCAGGCCGAGAATTCGAACATGCTGCAGAAGTACGACTACCTGAACCCGGACGCGCTCAAGCGCCTGGTCGCCAACGGCACGCAGCTGCGTCCGTTCAGCCAGGAGATCCTGTCGGCCTGCTTCGACGCCTCGCTCGGCATCTACGACGAGCTCACCGGCTCGAACCCGACCTTCAAGAAGATCTGGGACTCCATCACCGAGTTCCGCGGCAAGCACTTCCTCTATCAGCAGGTGGCCGAGTACAATTACGACACCTTCATGATGGTGCAGCAGCGCGCCGGCAAGCTCTGA
- a CDS encoding gamma-glutamyl-gamma-aminobutyrate hydrolase family protein: MIQPLVAVSSDVRSFDAYTWHAAPRQYVEAAITGAGVLPMLLPCLGERIDFDGLLSSVDGVMITGSKTNVHPDLYGGEATEANGPYDDARDATTLPLIRKAIERGVPLLAICRGIQELNVALGGTLATEIQEKEGIMDHRAPAGEDHDVRFSIRQNVRIAPGTCLAGIFGAGDIRVNSVHRQAIDRLGDRLDVEAVAEDGTVEAVSVRGAKAFAVGVQWHPEYWVRTDDASARIFKAFGGAVRGHASARTGLPQAAE, from the coding sequence ATGATCCAGCCCCTCGTCGCCGTCTCCTCGGACGTGCGCAGCTTCGACGCCTACACCTGGCACGCCGCCCCCCGCCAATATGTCGAGGCGGCGATCACGGGCGCTGGTGTGCTGCCGATGCTCTTGCCCTGCTTGGGCGAACGGATCGATTTCGACGGGCTATTGTCGTCTGTCGACGGCGTCATGATCACCGGATCGAAGACGAACGTGCATCCGGACCTTTATGGCGGCGAAGCTACCGAAGCGAACGGTCCCTACGATGACGCGCGCGATGCGACGACGCTTCCCCTGATCCGCAAGGCGATCGAGCGCGGCGTGCCGCTGCTGGCGATCTGCCGCGGCATCCAGGAACTCAACGTGGCGCTGGGCGGAACGCTGGCCACCGAGATCCAGGAGAAGGAAGGCATCATGGATCATCGTGCGCCGGCCGGCGAGGATCACGACGTCCGGTTCTCGATTCGCCAGAACGTCCGCATTGCCCCCGGCACGTGCCTCGCGGGCATTTTCGGCGCCGGCGACATCCGGGTGAACTCGGTGCATCGGCAGGCGATCGACCGGCTGGGCGACCGCCTCGACGTCGAGGCGGTGGCCGAGGACGGAACGGTGGAAGCAGTGTCGGTGCGCGGCGCCAAGGCTTTTGCGGTCGGCGTCCAGTGGCATCCCGAGTACTGGGTGCGAACGGACGACGCTTCAGCGCGTATCTTCAAGGCCTTCGGCGGCGCCGTTCGCGGGCATGCGAGCGCCCGCACCGGCCTGCCCCAGGCGGCCGAGTGA
- a CDS encoding 2-hydroxyacid dehydrogenase has product MGELGSNVVLVPGKLHPHAVTRLKGEFDLVTIDRSDSSLVDAVLAAKVRGLAVSTRIDAAFIDAFPALEIIASFGVGYDAVDAGHAAKRGVVVTNTPDVLTEEVADTTIGLLLNTVREFAKAENYLRAGRWVKDGNYPLTEMTLRGRTVGIFGLGRIGRAIARRIEAFGLPVSYHNRNRVDDVPYAYHPSLVELAAAVDTLICVAPGGAATEKAVNAQVLEALGPDGVLINVGRGTTVDEPALAKALKDRTIRAAGLDVFADEPNVPEDLLELDNATLLPHVGSASIHTREAMADLVVDNLISWFSNDKALTPVPETAGITRARR; this is encoded by the coding sequence GTGGGTGAACTTGGAAGCAACGTGGTGCTCGTCCCCGGAAAGCTGCATCCGCATGCGGTGACGCGGCTGAAGGGCGAATTCGATCTCGTGACCATCGACCGGTCCGATTCGTCCCTCGTCGACGCGGTTCTGGCCGCGAAGGTTCGGGGGCTGGCAGTCTCGACGCGCATCGACGCAGCCTTCATCGACGCCTTTCCGGCTCTCGAAATCATTGCCAGCTTCGGCGTCGGCTACGATGCCGTCGATGCCGGGCACGCGGCGAAGCGGGGTGTGGTCGTGACCAATACTCCGGACGTGCTGACCGAGGAGGTCGCCGACACGACGATCGGCTTGCTTCTCAACACGGTGCGGGAGTTCGCGAAGGCCGAGAACTATCTTCGGGCGGGCCGCTGGGTGAAGGACGGGAATTATCCGCTCACCGAAATGACCCTGCGCGGCCGCACGGTAGGGATCTTCGGGCTGGGGCGGATCGGGCGGGCGATCGCCCGCCGCATCGAGGCGTTCGGATTGCCCGTGTCTTACCACAACCGCAACCGGGTCGACGACGTCCCGTATGCCTATCACCCGTCGCTGGTGGAACTCGCCGCGGCCGTCGATACGCTGATCTGTGTCGCGCCCGGCGGCGCGGCGACCGAAAAGGCGGTCAACGCGCAGGTGCTGGAAGCGCTCGGCCCGGATGGCGTCCTCATCAATGTCGGCCGGGGCACGACGGTCGACGAACCGGCGCTGGCGAAGGCGCTGAAGGATCGCACGATCCGCGCGGCGGGGCTCGACGTCTTCGCGGACGAGCCGAACGTTCCCGAAGACCTGCTCGAACTCGACAATGCGACGCTGCTCCCGCATGTCGGCTCCGCGTCGATCCACACGCGGGAGGCGATGGCGGATCTCGTGGTCGACAATCTCATCTCTTGGTTCTCGAATGACAAGGCGTTGACGCCGGTGCCGGAGACGGCCGGCATCACGCGCGCCCGGCGTTAA
- a CDS encoding LacI family DNA-binding transcriptional regulator, translating to MAQKIKLSTIADALGVSTATVSLALRDSPLVADTTRERIKDHARTIGYIYNRRAASLRTSRSGIVGVVVHDIMNPFFAEILKSIESELDRSRQTFLLSNHYDQLEKQRNFIDTLLQLGADGVIMSPAIGTPREDIQMLEENGLPAVLVARSVEGAGVPVFRGDDSYGIGLATNHLISLGHRRIAMIGGTDQTSTGRHRYQGYVLAMEKAGLKTQPDWRIPGPRTKQAGFEVSGQFLALPDKPTAAVCWNDLVAIGLMNGIARAGLVPGVDVSVTGYDDLEEAAIATPALTTVWNGQSDVGRRAARALLDRLNGVAVKTSPELIKPELHVRQSTGKPVERK from the coding sequence CTGGCGCAGAAGATAAAGCTTTCGACCATCGCGGACGCGCTCGGCGTCTCGACGGCCACGGTGTCGCTCGCGCTGCGCGACAGTCCGCTGGTCGCCGATACGACCCGGGAACGCATCAAGGACCACGCCCGGACCATCGGCTACATCTACAACCGCCGCGCCGCGAGCCTGCGGACCTCGCGGTCGGGGATCGTGGGCGTCGTCGTGCACGACATCATGAACCCGTTCTTCGCCGAGATTCTGAAGTCGATCGAAAGCGAACTGGATCGCAGCCGCCAGACCTTCCTGCTGTCCAACCACTACGATCAGCTCGAAAAGCAGCGCAACTTCATCGACACGCTGCTGCAACTCGGCGCCGACGGCGTCATCATGTCGCCGGCGATCGGCACGCCGCGCGAGGACATCCAGATGCTGGAAGAGAACGGGCTTCCGGCGGTGCTGGTTGCCCGCTCCGTGGAAGGGGCCGGCGTGCCGGTGTTCCGCGGCGACGATTCCTACGGGATCGGTCTCGCGACCAATCATCTGATCTCGCTCGGCCACCGGCGGATAGCCATGATCGGCGGCACCGACCAGACGTCGACGGGCCGCCACCGCTACCAGGGCTACGTGCTGGCGATGGAGAAGGCCGGACTGAAGACCCAGCCCGACTGGCGCATTCCCGGTCCGCGCACCAAGCAGGCGGGGTTCGAGGTTTCGGGTCAGTTTCTCGCGCTACCCGACAAGCCGACTGCTGCTGTATGCTGGAACGACCTTGTCGCCATCGGCCTGATGAACGGGATCGCCCGCGCCGGTCTCGTGCCGGGCGTCGACGTTTCGGTCACCGGCTATGACGATCTGGAGGAGGCGGCGATCGCCACACCTGCGTTAACCACCGTCTGGAACGGCCAGAGCGACGTCGGCCGCCGCGCGGCGCGCGCCTTGCTCGACCGTCTGAACGGGGTGGCGGTGAAAACATCTCCGGAACTGATAAAGCCGGAACTGCATGTTCGGCAGTCGACCGGCAAGCCGGTGGAGCGGAAGTAG
- a CDS encoding DMT family transporter, whose product MKISSGHQEAATPVVAILLVFSAGLTFSFLDSSAKFLASEGFAPPFIAWIRFAGHAVLAFLFLRPWRSLGLFATASLPLQLLRGMFLFGSTLFNFLALQTLQLAETVSIAFFAPMVITALAGPLLGEWAGWRRWLAVFVGFGGVLVITRPGLGVFGIGHLYALGSMLSYCFYVIMTRHMGARETAESLIFYSALAPVVLMVPAVPIYGSMPHEWLHWAILLSLGFYGAFGHYLLILAYRVATTTALAPYAYLQIVWMVTLGYVVFGDLPDLWTLGGTLIIVASGLYIVHRERQLRLKATAAPLPPK is encoded by the coding sequence GTGAAAATCAGCTCCGGGCATCAGGAGGCGGCGACGCCGGTGGTTGCGATCCTCCTGGTGTTCAGCGCCGGCTTGACCTTCTCCTTCCTCGATTCCAGCGCGAAGTTTCTCGCAAGCGAGGGGTTCGCTCCGCCTTTCATCGCCTGGATACGGTTCGCCGGCCACGCCGTCCTCGCCTTCCTGTTCCTGCGGCCCTGGCGGTCGCTGGGGCTATTCGCCACCGCGAGCCTGCCGCTGCAGCTGTTGCGCGGGATGTTCCTGTTTGGGTCTACCCTGTTCAATTTCCTGGCGCTCCAGACGCTGCAGCTGGCGGAGACGGTGTCGATCGCATTCTTCGCACCGATGGTGATCACCGCCCTGGCGGGGCCCCTGCTCGGGGAGTGGGCCGGGTGGCGGCGCTGGCTCGCCGTCTTCGTCGGTTTCGGCGGCGTCCTCGTCATCACGCGTCCGGGGCTGGGCGTGTTCGGGATAGGTCACCTCTACGCGCTCGGATCGATGCTGAGCTACTGCTTCTACGTCATCATGACCCGGCACATGGGCGCGCGGGAAACCGCCGAAAGCCTGATCTTCTACTCGGCCCTCGCGCCGGTCGTGCTGATGGTGCCTGCCGTGCCAATCTACGGATCCATGCCCCACGAATGGCTCCATTGGGCCATCCTGCTGTCGCTCGGCTTCTATGGCGCCTTCGGCCACTACCTTCTGATCCTGGCCTATCGCGTCGCCACGACCACCGCGCTGGCACCCTACGCCTATCTGCAGATCGTCTGGATGGTGACGCTCGGCTACGTCGTCTTCGGCGACCTGCCCGATCTCTGGACGCTTGGCGGCACGCTCATCATCGTGGCGAGCGGCCTCTACATCGTTCATCGCGAGCGGCAGTTGCGGCTCAAGGCCACCGCGGCGCCGCTGCCGCCGAAGTGA
- a CDS encoding MarR family winged helix-turn-helix transcriptional regulator: MAKAEKGAAITRLQSAARLSRTALAAKLLDHGFYAGQDQIMLALAHEDGQTPGQLATRLGVRPPTVTKTINRLQAQAFLEKRASENDARQSHIFLTEAGRDAIRSIEKSVRKTEKQALKGLDKKEQKALAKLLARIESNLAGNSHSEMPEDADDED; this comes from the coding sequence ATGGCAAAGGCTGAAAAGGGCGCGGCGATCACGCGGTTGCAATCGGCCGCGCGCCTGTCGCGCACCGCGCTCGCGGCAAAGCTGCTCGACCATGGATTCTATGCCGGGCAGGACCAGATCATGCTGGCGCTGGCGCACGAGGACGGCCAGACGCCGGGCCAGCTCGCCACGCGGCTCGGCGTTCGGCCGCCGACGGTGACCAAGACTATCAACCGGCTTCAGGCGCAGGCTTTCCTGGAAAAGCGGGCTTCGGAAAACGATGCGCGCCAGTCGCACATCTTCCTGACGGAAGCGGGAAGGGATGCCATCCGCTCGATCGAGAAGTCGGTCCGCAAGACGGAGAAGCAGGCGCTGAAGGGGCTCGACAAGAAGGAGCAGAAGGCACTGGCGAAGCTGCTCGCCCGTATAGAAAGCAATCTCGCGGGCAATTCCCACTCCGAAATGCCCGAAGACGCCGACGACGAGGACTGA
- a CDS encoding CobW family GTP-binding protein, translating into MSDLQTQIPVTVLTGYLGSGKTTLLNRILSENHGRRYAVIVNEFGEIGIDNDLIVESDEEIYEMNNGCVCCTVRGDLIRVVEGLMRRPGRFDAIVVETTGLADPAPVAQTFFMDDDVRSKTKLDAVVALVDAKHLPLRLKDSREAEDQIAFADVVVVNKTDLVSEEELAAVEATIRAINPSAKIHRTQRAGLDLENVLDRGAFDLKRALDNDPHFLEHEDEDHGHEHHDHDHDHAHHHHAAPSPLHDVTVQSVSMRAGELDPKKFFPWIEKITQMEGPNILRLKGIIAFKDDAERYVVQGVHMIIEGDHQRPWKDGEARESRLVFIGRELDRERLERTFQACQA; encoded by the coding sequence ATGTCCGACCTTCAGACCCAGATCCCCGTCACCGTACTCACCGGCTATCTCGGCTCCGGTAAGACCACGCTGCTCAACCGCATCCTCTCCGAAAACCATGGCCGGCGCTACGCCGTCATCGTCAACGAATTCGGCGAGATCGGCATTGACAACGACCTGATCGTGGAATCCGACGAGGAAATCTACGAGATGAACAATGGCTGCGTGTGCTGCACGGTGCGCGGCGACCTGATCCGGGTCGTCGAGGGCCTGATGCGCCGGCCCGGCCGCTTCGACGCCATCGTGGTGGAGACCACGGGGCTCGCCGATCCCGCGCCGGTCGCCCAGACCTTCTTCATGGACGACGACGTCCGCTCCAAGACGAAGCTCGATGCCGTGGTGGCGCTGGTCGATGCCAAGCACCTCCCCTTGAGGCTGAAGGACAGCCGCGAGGCCGAGGACCAGATCGCCTTCGCCGACGTCGTGGTCGTCAACAAGACCGACCTGGTCAGCGAGGAGGAACTCGCCGCCGTCGAGGCGACCATCCGCGCGATCAATCCTTCCGCGAAAATCCACCGCACCCAGCGCGCCGGCCTCGACCTGGAAAACGTGCTCGACCGCGGCGCCTTCGACCTTAAGCGCGCGCTCGACAACGACCCGCATTTCCTCGAGCACGAGGACGAGGATCACGGCCACGAGCATCATGATCACGATCATGACCATGCGCACCACCACCATGCGGCGCCCTCCCCGCTGCACGACGTGACGGTGCAGTCCGTTTCCATGCGCGCTGGCGAACTGGACCCGAAGAAGTTCTTCCCCTGGATCGAGAAGATCACCCAAATGGAGGGACCCAACATCCTGCGCCTGAAAGGCATCATCGCCTTCAAGGACGACGCGGAGCGCTACGTGGTGCAGGGCGTGCACATGATCATCGAAGGCGACCACCAGCGCCCGTGGAAGGACGGAGAGGCCCGCGAGAGCCGGCTCGTCTTCATCGGTCGCGAACTGGACCGGGAACGGCTGGAGCGAACGTTCCAGGCATGCCAGGCGTGA